From Elusimicrobiota bacterium:
AAATCAGGACATTTCCGATATCAAATATAAAAGTAGTAATTTTATTTTTCACTTTGGGTAACCAACCGGAATCACATATATCGGTTTCTGATCGGAGGGAAGGTTTAAAAGAAGTTTAATTTCGCTGTCGTTTAAAGTGCCAATACAGACTGAACCCAGCCCTAAGGACACCGCTTGAAGCGAAATATTTTCTGCAATATGGCCTGCCTCAATATCAGCAAACCTTACGGCTTTTTCCCCGTATTTCCAGGCAGTTCTTCCGTAGGCGACAGAAATAACTATGTTTATTCCGGCCTCAGCAACTGAACTTTGGCCCAGGCAGGCATTCGACAAGTTCTGCCTGATATCTGTTGAAGCTATTTTTCTCAGCTGATGAGCGTCCGGGACGTAATTAAAGACACCGCTGGAAGTGATTAGATATAATTCAGCCGGATAAATAGCGCCTGCTGAAGGAGCTGAACGGTGTTTATCTTTTAAGTCTGTTATTCCCTGAGCGGCCCATAAAATTTGCGAAATCTGTTCAATAGTTAGTTCCTTCTCTTGATATTGCCTGATAGAACGGCGTTTTGCAATACACTCTTCAACAGATAAAGTTCCCTTCAAAACAGGCGCAGGAAGCTGGAGAAAATCCGGAATAACCACACTTTGAGTGGTAGATAGTTTAAGAGTTTCCTGTTTTGCGGTAAAGGTTGATTTAATGACTTCATGTTTTATCGGAGTTTTTATGTCTTTTGTTTTTACTGATTGAGAAAAGGCAGGGTGAATTGTAAACAGAATCAAAATTGCAACTAAATAAGCGTTTTTTTTCATTTTTTTAGCTGAAAGACATCACCAGAATCATAATCCCCAGGATAGAAATAACTAAAAATACAGGAATAAATACTATCGGCGATATCAGTATGGTGATTGTTTGGCTGCCAGACAGTGAATAAGTGTTCTTAATGCTTATGAAAAAAAGAATAAGTATCCACAAACCGATAATTGACATCAATCCTGAGTACCATTCAACCGGTGAAGGTGAAAAGGCGGCGAAAATAGAACTGAATGGAAAAGCCAAAAACAGAGGGATAAAACACAACGCGCCTGCCGTTATGGCGGTTTTTATATTGCCTTCTTTATGGAACATACTGGATACAAAATGTATCCAGGCAAGATAAAGCACGAATATTGAAAGTAAAACAGCAAGCCAAAAAAGGAAATTGATATACAGAAGCGGCACTGAGTGAGAGCTGTCTGCTGACAACACCACCTGGTTAGCCAGGGCTTGCGTGAACACCGCAAGAATGAAAATAAATAGAGCGAAGCCCGGGAGATTGTTTTGCTTTAGCTTTTCAATGGTATTTTTTGGAGAAAGAATAAAATCCAGAGTCAACGATATATATTTTTCCATAAATTTATTCGAGCATGTATTCAAACCTGACTTTATTTTTTGAAACTAAATCCTGAAACGGTAGTTTGCTGTCAACTCCGCCGAACATTGACAAAACTCTTTCCCAGGGGTCATTTTCGGTTACTAACCTAACCTCACCCTTAATATTGGCAAGTTCTTTAGCCAACTCTATAGCAGTCTGATCGTTGCCGAGTTTATCAATAAGCCCTAAACTTAAAGCCTGCGAACCTATATAAATTCTGCCGTCTGCAAGCTGTAAAACTTTTTGCTTATCCATCTTTCTGCCCGCTACTATCGCGTCGACAAACTGGCTGTAGGCTTCATCAATCAGTGCCTGGAACATTTTTCTTTCTTCGAAGGTCATGGTTCTGAACATAGAACCGCTGTCTTTATGTTTGCCGGATTTTATGGTTTCCATTTTAACGCCGATTTTTCTGAATAATTCAGATGCATTACCTAATTCCATTATAACGCCGATCGAACCTGTCAACGTGCCGGGATCAGCCACTATTTTGTCGCAGGCGCTGGCAATATAATACCCCCCGCTGGCCGCCACGTCGCTCATAGAGGCGACAATAATTTTCTTTTTCTCTTTTCTTTGTTTCATTATCTCGGAATAGATTTCCTGCACCGCGGCAACGCTTCCCCCCGGTGAATTGATCCTGAGGATAACTGCTTTTATTTCAGGCCTGTCTCCGAAA
This genomic window contains:
- a CDS encoding SagB/ThcOx family dehydrogenase, yielding MKKNAYLVAILILFTIHPAFSQSVKTKDIKTPIKHEVIKSTFTAKQETLKLSTTQSVVIPDFLQLPAPVLKGTLSVEECIAKRRSIRQYQEKELTIEQISQILWAAQGITDLKDKHRSAPSAGAIYPAELYLITSSGVFNYVPDAHQLRKIASTDIRQNLSNACLGQSSVAEAGINIVISVAYGRTAWKYGEKAVRFADIEAGHIAENISLQAVSLGLGSVCIGTLNDSEIKLLLNLPSDQKPIYVIPVGYPK
- the sppA gene encoding signal peptide peptidase SppA, with the protein product MKKNTIVYAVLGLYFISLLTSLTMLFTKKPLITQKPRQTLAGLNPTPKQSIAVIEVVGPIRMGQSPSRFMSYDAQTIVKKLRSFGDRPEIKAVILRINSPGGSVAAVQEIYSEIMKQRKEKKKIIVASMSDVAASGGYYIASACDKIVADPGTLTGSIGVIMELGNASELFRKIGVKMETIKSGKHKDSGSMFRTMTFEERKMFQALIDEAYSQFVDAIVAGRKMDKQKVLQLADGRIYIGSQALSLGLIDKLGNDQTAIELAKELANIKGEVRLVTENDPWERVLSMFGGVDSKLPFQDLVSKNKVRFEYMLE